A genome region from bacterium includes the following:
- the ribE gene encoding 6,7-dimethyl-8-ribityllumazine synthase produces MPKIVEGDLSAEGIRFGIIVSRFNDFITDRLLAGALDALLRHGADEDNIEVIKVPGSFEIPYAALKVAQKKRYEAVICLGAVIRGDTPHFEYISAEVAKGIAKVSLDTGVPVMFGVVTTDTIEQAIERAGTKAGNKGFQAAMCAIEMARLYRKLAEKESE; encoded by the coding sequence ATGCCCAAAATTGTGGAAGGGGACCTGAGCGCGGAAGGTATCCGCTTTGGTATCATTGTCAGCCGCTTCAACGACTTTATTACCGACCGGCTGCTGGCTGGTGCTTTGGATGCACTCCTGCGGCACGGAGCAGACGAAGATAATATAGAGGTTATTAAAGTACCGGGCTCTTTCGAGATCCCGTATGCGGCTCTCAAAGTCGCCCAGAAGAAGCGGTATGAGGCGGTCATCTGCCTGGGTGCGGTGATCCGGGGTGATACGCCGCATTTTGAGTATATCAGTGCAGAGGTGGCCAAGGGCATCGCCAAAGTATCCCTGGATACCGGAGTGCCGGTAATGTTCGGAGTTGTCACCACTGACACGATTGAACAGGCCATTGAACGGGCAGGTACGAAAGCAGGCAACAAGGGCTTCCAGGCAGCCATGTGCGCCATTGAGATGGCCAGGCTGTATCGGAAACTGGCCGAAAAGGAGAGTGAGTAA
- a CDS encoding riboflavin synthase — MFTGIVEEVGTVASVHRTGEIIKVRVRTSQVDSTDRIGDSICINGVCLTVVSLTDQSLEFDLSLETARTTTLGSLRVSDRVNMERALRLSDRLGGHLLSGHIDGVGYIRKLSKNGWHYLLGVAPPKSASCYLVDKGSIGLDGISLTVASLEDGLVWVSVIPHTAEVTTLKEKKTGDAVNVEADLLAKYVHRLLTAHPLSQAAGSPENSTLGKEFLAKHGFLS; from the coding sequence GTGTTTACCGGTATCGTTGAAGAAGTGGGAACGGTTGCCAGTGTGCACCGCACGGGAGAGATTATCAAGGTCAGGGTCAGGACCTCACAGGTTGACAGTACAGACCGGATCGGGGACAGCATTTGTATTAACGGCGTCTGCCTGACGGTGGTTTCTCTGACTGACCAGAGCCTTGAATTTGATCTTTCGCTGGAAACGGCCAGGACAACGACCCTTGGCAGTTTGCGGGTCTCGGACCGGGTCAATATGGAACGGGCACTGCGGTTGAGTGATCGCCTGGGAGGGCATCTTCTTTCCGGCCATATCGACGGTGTCGGATACATCAGAAAGCTCTCGAAAAACGGCTGGCATTACCTGCTGGGAGTGGCCCCCCCAAAGAGTGCTTCCTGCTACCTGGTTGACAAGGGATCGATCGGTCTTGACGGAATCAGCCTGACGGTTGCTTCCCTGGAAGATGGGCTGGTGTGGGTATCCGTCATCCCCCATACCGCTGAAGTAACCACCTTGAAAGAAAAGAAAACGGGTGATGCGGTCAATGTGGAAGCAGACCTTCTGGCTAAATATGTTCATCGTCTCCTGACTGCTCATCCCCTGTCTCAAGCTGCCGGTTCCCCGGAAAATTCCACGCTGGGAAAAGAATTTTTAGCCAAACATGGGTTTTTATCATAA
- a CDS encoding bifunctional 3,4-dihydroxy-2-butanone-4-phosphate synthase/GTP cyclohydrolase II gives MCFSTIPDALEDLRQGKMLIVIDDEDRENEGDLTVAAEKVTPQIINFMAQYGRGLICLPMTGQRLDELKIPMMVQENTSSFETAFTVSIEAKHQTTTGISAADRAATVLAAIDPKTRPEDLARPGHMFPLRAKEGGVLARTGQTEAAVDLSRLAGLYPAGVICEIMNPDGTMARLPSLIEFSKKHDIRLITIKDLITYRLQTEKLILRAASFSLPTLYGIFQSIAYQSSIDRQVHIALTMGTWSADEEVLVRVHSECLTGDALGSLRCDCGAQLKRAMEMIAQRGKGVILYLHQEGRGIGLLNKLRAYELQDGGKDTVEANEALGFKADLREYGVGAQVLADLGLKKIQLLTNNPRKIVGLEGYGLQVTRRIPIEVEPCQNNAHYLKTKKNKLGHLLTIEEKM, from the coding sequence ATGTGCTTTAGTACGATTCCAGACGCCCTGGAAGATCTTCGCCAGGGCAAAATGCTCATTGTTATCGATGACGAGGACCGGGAGAATGAAGGGGACCTCACCGTTGCCGCTGAAAAGGTCACGCCGCAGATCATCAACTTTATGGCCCAGTATGGCCGCGGGCTGATCTGCCTGCCCATGACCGGCCAGAGGCTGGATGAGCTGAAAATCCCGATGATGGTTCAGGAGAACACCTCATCCTTCGAGACGGCCTTCACGGTTTCGATCGAGGCCAAACATCAGACTACTACCGGGATCAGCGCCGCAGACCGGGCGGCAACTGTTTTAGCGGCCATTGATCCGAAAACACGGCCAGAAGACCTGGCCCGGCCTGGTCACATGTTCCCGCTGCGGGCCAAAGAGGGCGGGGTTCTGGCACGGACCGGACAAACCGAAGCAGCCGTGGATCTGTCCCGTCTGGCCGGTTTATACCCGGCAGGGGTTATCTGTGAAATCATGAATCCTGACGGCACCATGGCCAGACTTCCTTCTCTGATCGAATTCTCGAAGAAGCATGACATCAGGCTGATTACCATTAAAGACCTGATTACCTACCGGCTGCAAACGGAAAAGCTGATTCTGCGGGCTGCATCTTTCTCCCTGCCCACCCTGTACGGTATATTTCAATCTATCGCCTATCAGAGCAGTATCGACCGGCAGGTTCACATCGCCCTGACCATGGGGACATGGTCTGCCGACGAGGAAGTGCTCGTGCGGGTCCATTCGGAATGCCTGACCGGCGATGCACTGGGATCGCTGCGGTGCGATTGCGGGGCACAGCTCAAAAGAGCCATGGAAATGATCGCTCAGCGGGGAAAGGGGGTCATCCTCTACCTGCACCAGGAAGGCCGGGGTATCGGCCTGCTGAACAAACTGCGGGCTTACGAGCTTCAGGATGGAGGCAAGGACACGGTCGAGGCCAACGAAGCCCTTGGGTTTAAGGCAGACCTTCGCGAATATGGAGTGGGTGCCCAGGTGCTGGCTGATCTGGGGCTGAAAAAGATCCAGCTCCTGACCAATAACCCGCGCAAAATCGTCGGCCTGGAAGGGTACGGCCTTCAGGTGACCCGCCGGATACCGATTGAAGTCGAGCCCTGTCAGAACAATGCTCATTATCTGAAAACCAAAAAAAACAAGCTTGGTCACCTGCTGACCATTGAGGAGAAAATGTAA
- a CDS encoding tetratricopeptide repeat protein, whose translation MAVAGIVLAAIFGLGGCQGMKARLQEAENHYEYGLLYLRNGKYNLAFGEFQKARELNPKDPRVYNGLGLTYYFQGKFSAAIQEYHKAIRLSPEYPEAYNNLAAALGKEERWSEVIRYADRALAIPSYTTPELAHFNKGLAYYRRGEYEKARTEFETSLELDANYADTHFHLGLTLLALKQHASAVKSFQKALELLSMAEESQNDALAVECRYHLALAYFQSGQSDLAAREFQKVIDLAPDSGRAGEARGYLGRLKMK comes from the coding sequence ATGGCTGTTGCAGGCATTGTTCTGGCCGCCATATTCGGCCTTGGAGGATGCCAGGGGATGAAAGCCCGTTTGCAGGAGGCGGAGAACCACTACGAATACGGCCTGCTCTACCTTCGGAATGGAAAATATAACCTGGCCTTTGGTGAATTCCAGAAGGCCAGGGAGCTCAATCCGAAAGACCCGCGGGTATATAACGGGCTGGGATTGACCTATTATTTCCAGGGGAAATTCTCCGCGGCTATCCAGGAATACCATAAAGCGATCAGGCTGAGCCCGGAGTATCCGGAAGCCTATAACAACCTGGCTGCCGCTCTGGGCAAGGAGGAGCGGTGGTCTGAGGTCATCCGCTATGCTGACAGGGCGCTGGCGATCCCTTCGTATACGACGCCCGAATTGGCACACTTTAATAAAGGATTAGCCTATTATCGCCGCGGGGAATACGAAAAAGCCAGGACTGAATTTGAAACCTCACTGGAATTGGATGCAAACTATGCCGATACGCACTTTCATCTGGGTTTGACTCTGCTTGCGCTGAAACAGCATGCATCTGCCGTAAAATCCTTTCAGAAAGCTCTGGAACTGCTCTCTATGGCTGAGGAGAGCCAGAACGATGCTCTCGCTGTCGAGTGCCGCTACCACCTGGCTTTAGCCTATTTTCAGAGTGGACAGAGCGATCTGGCAGCCAGAGAATTCCAAAAGGTTATTGATCTTGCTCCGGACAGTGGCCGGGCTGGGGAGGCTCGAGGGTATCTTGGCAGGCTGAAGATGAAGTAA
- the ftsY gene encoding signal recognition particle-docking protein FtsY has protein sequence MELKPTSWFQRLRQGLAKTHNTLMGGINRLLRGKTAVDEELFEELEEVLILADLGFQTSHEVVDRLRDKARRQKITEASMLRSVLQAELLEIVKPFQSPLDISAHAPFIMMVLGVNGVGKTTTIGKLAARYTRQGKKVLLTAGDTFRAAAIEQLEIWGQRAGCSGVIKHQSGSDPSAVVYDAIQAARSRNMDLVIIDTAGRLHTKDHLVAELQKMKRVISREMPEAPHEILLVLDATTGQNALQQARQFNEALQGITGLALTKLDGTAKGGIIFSIVHELSIPVRLIGVGESVEDLRDFEADEFIAALFETAEED, from the coding sequence ATGGAACTTAAACCAACAAGCTGGTTTCAGCGGCTGCGGCAGGGCCTGGCGAAAACCCATAATACCCTTATGGGCGGCATCAACAGGCTGCTTCGTGGCAAGACTGCGGTTGATGAGGAATTATTTGAAGAGCTTGAGGAAGTTTTAATCCTGGCTGACCTTGGCTTTCAAACCTCTCATGAGGTGGTGGATCGGCTGCGGGATAAGGCCCGGCGGCAAAAAATCACCGAGGCTTCGATGCTCCGGTCAGTCCTGCAGGCGGAGCTTCTGGAAATAGTAAAACCGTTTCAATCTCCCCTGGATATTTCCGCACACGCTCCCTTTATCATGATGGTGCTGGGAGTCAACGGTGTTGGAAAAACCACGACCATTGGCAAATTGGCTGCCCGCTATACCCGGCAGGGGAAGAAGGTGCTCCTGACCGCGGGGGATACCTTCAGGGCTGCGGCTATTGAGCAGCTCGAAATCTGGGGTCAGCGGGCAGGGTGTAGCGGAGTGATCAAACACCAGTCCGGTTCGGATCCTTCAGCCGTGGTTTATGATGCCATTCAGGCTGCCCGGTCACGAAACATGGATTTAGTGATTATCGATACCGCAGGCAGGCTGCACACCAAAGACCACCTGGTGGCTGAGCTGCAAAAGATGAAACGGGTAATCTCCCGGGAAATGCCGGAGGCTCCGCATGAAATCCTTCTGGTACTGGACGCTACCACAGGTCAGAATGCGCTCCAGCAGGCCCGGCAATTCAATGAGGCGCTTCAGGGAATCACCGGCCTTGCGCTGACCAAACTGGATGGCACAGCCAAGGGAGGCATCATTTTCAGCATCGTTCATGAGCTGTCCATACCGGTCAGGCTGATCGGTGTGGGTGAAAGCGTCGAGGATCTTCGCGATTTTGAGGCCGATGAATTCATCGCTGCCTTGTTTGAAACCGCTGAGGAAGATTGA
- the ribD gene encoding bifunctional diaminohydroxyphosphoribosylaminopyrimidine deaminase/5-amino-6-(5-phosphoribosylamino)uracil reductase RibD: MDREYMNQVFKLAAQGKGRTSPNPMVGAIIVKNDKIVGQGYHERYGAPHAEIRALQDAGENARGATLYINLEPCCHQGQTPPCIPEIVRAGIQRVVVATKDPNPLVNGQGIRELKMQGIEVKTGVLESAARKFNEYFFKYIRTKTPFVILKMGMSLDGKMATKTGDSRWITSALLRGFVHQLRNEIDATLVGIGTVIRDNPRLTTRLKDEPGRDPKRIVVDSLLRIPLKARIFTQQSEAENIIVTTINAPVERVKELEKTGARIIFVKTMGKNMVDMKDMVVKLGQLQITSLMIEGGASINGSAIQAGIVDKVIMFIAPKIIGGAAAPSTIGGDGVARVDDAIKLNNIKTKRFGNDLMIEGYVEKPPSACIWSPFGCSGE; encoded by the coding sequence ATGGATAGAGAATACATGAATCAGGTTTTTAAACTGGCTGCTCAGGGCAAGGGAAGAACTTCCCCCAATCCGATGGTAGGGGCTATTATTGTCAAGAATGACAAGATCGTGGGGCAGGGATACCATGAGCGGTACGGGGCTCCCCATGCGGAAATCCGGGCACTTCAGGACGCCGGAGAAAATGCCCGGGGCGCTACCCTCTACATTAACCTTGAGCCCTGCTGTCACCAGGGGCAGACGCCGCCCTGCATCCCTGAAATCGTCCGCGCCGGTATCCAGCGGGTCGTGGTGGCTACCAAAGATCCGAATCCCCTGGTAAACGGGCAGGGGATCAGAGAGCTGAAAATGCAGGGGATCGAGGTCAAGACCGGCGTTCTGGAAAGCGCTGCCCGAAAGTTCAACGAATACTTTTTTAAGTATATCAGGACCAAGACCCCCTTTGTTATCCTGAAAATGGGCATGAGCCTCGATGGGAAAATGGCCACCAAGACCGGTGACTCCCGGTGGATAACCAGCGCGCTGCTGCGGGGCTTTGTCCATCAACTGCGCAACGAGATCGATGCCACCCTGGTGGGTATCGGGACGGTGATTCGCGACAACCCCCGTCTGACCACGCGGCTCAAAGATGAACCGGGCAGGGATCCCAAAAGGATCGTGGTCGACAGTCTCCTGCGGATCCCGTTAAAGGCCCGGATATTTACCCAGCAGTCGGAGGCCGAAAATATCATCGTCACCACGATCAATGCACCGGTAGAACGGGTCAAGGAGCTGGAAAAGACGGGTGCCCGGATAATTTTTGTGAAAACCATGGGCAAGAATATGGTGGATATGAAGGATATGGTTGTCAAGCTGGGGCAGTTGCAGATCACTTCGCTCATGATCGAGGGAGGAGCCAGTATTAACGGTTCTGCCATCCAGGCGGGGATCGTCGATAAGGTGATCATGTTTATCGCACCCAAGATTATCGGAGGCGCCGCTGCCCCAAGCACCATCGGAGGTGACGGGGTGGCCAGGGTAGATGATGCCATTAAGCTGAATAACATCAAAACCAAACGCTTTGGTAACGATCTGATGATTGAAGGATATGTCGAGAAGCCGCCTTCAGCCTGCATCTGGTCTCCCTTTGGATGCAGCGGGGAATAG
- a CDS encoding UPF0182 family protein, translated as MRKEKIILLFGLALLLFLVLGKAADIYGELLWFQGLGYSSVFWTILLTKGLTAIALGTLFFLVAGLNLYLARKTGPSKKQWELSVRRQGMGGVETIPIRPEYVNRLLLLGCLVLSVFMGIWPAGMKWDEFLRFWYQTPFSRLDPIFHRDIGYFVFSYPVMVFMQKWLFYTLLITTGLVGYIYSKDGEIRLKLADFMFTRRAKAHLSVLASLLLLLFAWDKRLKMLGLLYSSRGVVFGASYTDMHAQLIAYWILFIIAGVCAFLFWINISSRGWKWPLIGLASLFVLSILVNELYPWALQQFIVEPNELAKERPYIQHNIQYTRLGYNLDKIEEKNFQALTNLSLADIQKNALTLRNVKLWDKKPLKQTYSELQEMRLYYNFINVDEDRYILNGEHTQVMLSPRELNQSQLPEQARTWENEHFKYTHGYGLCMSPVNSVTEKGLPNLVIKNIPPVSEVDLKVRRPEVYYGERANDFVIVNTASPEFDYPRGDTNVYTNYQGKGGVRVGSYLHRLIFSLKFSDFKILLTSYVKPESRIMFHREIRDMVRTLAPFLIYDRDPYPVVSSADGHIYWIQDAYTTTDKYPYSEQSMLVSADDSLPLQGGGPLPMLLSGRQPGAGIINYIRNSVKVVIDAYDGTAIYYVVDQEDPIIQTYQKMFPALFRPFSEMPQDLRSHIRYPKDLFEIQANMYQLYHMQDAQVFYNKEDQWDLPRQKGLSDQEESPMEGYYLTMRLPEQEKEEFLLMVPFTPNNKSNMIAWICARCDGPDYGKLLVYKFPKEKLIYGPRQVEARIDQQTEISRELTLWSQQGSQVFRGDLLVIPIERAILYIEPVYLVAAGESQLPELKRVIVAYGDKIEMKPTLPEAMQAVFGQEMAEAAPPPPPPAQQREPAQIPGGGAQSLNDLARQADQYFQKALESLRNGNWAQYGQYQDDLGKVIQELLKASEGK; from the coding sequence ATGAGAAAGGAAAAGATAATCCTTCTTTTTGGCCTTGCCCTGCTGCTCTTCCTTGTTTTGGGAAAGGCAGCCGACATCTATGGAGAGTTGTTGTGGTTTCAAGGGCTTGGTTACAGTTCGGTATTCTGGACCATCCTGCTTACCAAGGGATTGACGGCCATTGCTCTGGGAACATTGTTCTTCCTGGTGGCGGGGCTTAACCTGTATCTGGCCCGAAAAACCGGGCCTTCAAAAAAACAGTGGGAGCTTTCCGTCCGGCGGCAGGGCATGGGAGGAGTGGAAACCATCCCCATCAGGCCTGAATACGTTAACCGGCTTCTGTTGCTCGGCTGCCTGGTTCTCAGTGTATTTATGGGTATATGGCCGGCAGGGATGAAGTGGGACGAATTTCTCCGGTTCTGGTATCAGACCCCTTTTTCCCGTCTTGACCCGATCTTTCACCGGGATATCGGATATTTTGTCTTTTCTTATCCGGTCATGGTGTTCATGCAAAAATGGCTTTTTTATACCCTGCTGATAACCACTGGACTGGTTGGCTATATCTATTCGAAAGATGGGGAGATACGGCTCAAGTTGGCTGACTTCATGTTTACCCGCAGGGCCAAGGCCCACCTGTCGGTTTTAGCCAGTCTTCTTCTGCTGCTCTTTGCCTGGGACAAGCGGCTCAAAATGCTGGGGCTGCTCTATTCATCGAGGGGCGTGGTCTTCGGTGCCAGCTATACGGATATGCACGCTCAGTTGATAGCCTACTGGATCCTGTTCATCATTGCCGGGGTGTGTGCCTTTTTATTCTGGATCAATATCTCCTCAAGGGGGTGGAAGTGGCCCCTGATCGGTCTGGCCAGTTTGTTTGTCCTTTCTATCCTGGTGAATGAGCTCTACCCCTGGGCACTCCAGCAGTTTATCGTCGAACCTAATGAACTGGCCAAGGAACGGCCGTATATTCAGCACAATATTCAGTATACCCGCCTGGGATATAACCTCGATAAAATCGAGGAGAAAAATTTTCAGGCCCTTACCAACCTGAGCCTGGCGGATATCCAAAAAAATGCTCTTACGCTCAGGAATGTCAAGCTGTGGGATAAAAAACCCCTGAAACAAACCTACAGCGAGCTTCAGGAGATGCGGCTGTACTACAATTTTATCAATGTGGACGAGGACAGGTATATTCTCAATGGAGAACATACCCAGGTTATGCTCTCTCCCCGGGAGCTTAATCAAAGTCAGTTGCCCGAACAGGCCAGGACCTGGGAAAACGAACACTTTAAATACACGCACGGCTACGGACTCTGCATGAGCCCGGTTAACAGCGTGACCGAAAAGGGATTGCCCAATCTGGTAATCAAGAATATTCCTCCGGTCAGCGAGGTGGACCTGAAAGTCAGGCGGCCCGAGGTGTATTATGGAGAGCGGGCCAATGATTTTGTGATCGTCAATACGGCCAGTCCCGAGTTTGACTATCCCAGGGGAGACACCAATGTCTATACCAATTACCAGGGAAAGGGCGGGGTGAGGGTTGGATCATATCTTCACCGGCTGATTTTTTCCCTGAAGTTTTCAGACTTTAAAATCCTCCTTACCAGTTATGTCAAACCTGAGAGCCGCATTATGTTTCACCGCGAAATCAGGGATATGGTCAGGACCCTGGCGCCCTTTTTGATCTATGATCGGGACCCTTATCCGGTAGTCTCATCAGCCGATGGGCATATATACTGGATTCAGGATGCCTACACGACCACGGACAAATATCCCTATTCCGAGCAATCCATGCTGGTTTCGGCTGATGACAGCCTGCCCCTCCAGGGAGGAGGACCGCTGCCGATGCTTTTGTCCGGTCGGCAGCCCGGAGCTGGAATAATCAATTACATCCGGAATTCGGTCAAGGTGGTAATCGATGCCTATGATGGGACGGCGATTTATTATGTGGTCGATCAGGAAGATCCGATCATTCAAACTTATCAGAAGATGTTTCCTGCGCTGTTCCGGCCTTTTTCCGAAATGCCGCAGGATTTGCGGTCCCATATCCGGTATCCCAAGGATTTATTTGAGATTCAGGCCAATATGTATCAGCTCTACCACATGCAGGATGCCCAGGTATTCTACAATAAGGAAGACCAGTGGGATTTGCCGAGGCAAAAAGGACTCTCAGATCAGGAAGAGTCTCCCATGGAAGGGTACTACCTGACCATGCGCCTGCCGGAGCAGGAAAAAGAGGAATTCCTCCTGATGGTGCCCTTTACCCCGAATAATAAAAGCAACATGATTGCCTGGATATGTGCCCGGTGTGATGGTCCTGATTACGGGAAACTGCTGGTCTATAAGTTCCCCAAGGAAAAGCTCATTTACGGTCCCCGTCAGGTCGAGGCCCGGATCGATCAGCAGACGGAGATTTCCCGTGAGCTGACCCTGTGGAGTCAGCAGGGCTCGCAGGTCTTTCGGGGAGACCTTCTGGTCATCCCCATTGAGCGGGCAATCCTCTATATCGAGCCGGTGTATCTGGTGGCCGCAGGGGAAAGCCAGTTGCCTGAATTAAAGCGGGTGATCGTGGCCTATGGAGATAAGATCGAGATGAAGCCAACGCTGCCGGAAGCCATGCAGGCGGTCTTTGGCCAGGAGATGGCAGAAGCCGCTCCGCCGCCGCCTCCCCCGGCCCAGCAGCGTGAACCGGCGCAGATACCGGGCGGCGGAGCACAGTCACTGAACGATCTGGCCAGGCAGGCTGATCAGTATTTCCAGAAAGCCCTGGAGAGCCTGCGAAACGGAAACTGGGCACAGTATGGCCAGTATCAGGATGATCTGGGAAAAGTCATTCAGGAATTACTCAAAGCTTCAGAGGGAAAATGA
- a CDS encoding LL-diaminopimelate aminotransferase — protein sequence MKIAIAERLNQLPPYLFAKIDALKVEAIKNGVDIIDLGIGDPDQPTPLHIREKMKEAVEDRANHRYPSYQGLRDFREAVARWYQRRFGVDLDPDTEVLSLIGSKEGIAHVPLAFLNPGDVCLVPDPGYPVYQAGTTLAGGIVHRMPLLPENGFLPDLTKISDPTVLQKARLFFINYPNNPTAATAEPGFFRQVIDFARKHNIIVCHDNAYSEIAYDGYQAPSFLQIEGAKEVGIEFHSLSKTYNMTGWRIGFAAGNAEIIAALGKVKTNIDSGIFQAVQRAGIAAMNMDQECVRDMCRLYQERRDVLCQGLESLGFTVVRPRATFYLWIKVPAGTTSEALTLRLLREAGIICTPGTGFGTYGEGFIRMALTIPKERMAEAVDRMRKVL from the coding sequence ATGAAGATAGCCATTGCCGAAAGACTGAATCAGCTTCCTCCCTATTTATTTGCCAAAATCGACGCTTTGAAGGTGGAAGCCATAAAAAATGGGGTGGATATTATCGATCTTGGAATCGGAGACCCTGACCAGCCAACCCCTCTCCATATCCGGGAGAAAATGAAAGAGGCCGTGGAAGACCGGGCCAATCACCGCTACCCGTCCTATCAGGGCCTGCGCGACTTCAGAGAGGCTGTAGCCCGGTGGTACCAGAGGAGATTCGGGGTCGATCTTGATCCTGATACCGAGGTGCTCTCGCTGATCGGATCCAAGGAAGGGATCGCGCATGTTCCGCTGGCCTTTCTCAATCCCGGCGATGTCTGCCTGGTTCCCGATCCGGGTTATCCCGTTTATCAGGCGGGGACTACCCTGGCCGGAGGGATCGTTCATCGCATGCCCCTCCTGCCGGAGAACGGATTTCTCCCGGATCTGACAAAAATCTCTGATCCCACGGTGCTGCAAAAAGCCCGGCTGTTCTTTATCAACTATCCGAACAACCCCACTGCAGCCACAGCCGAGCCGGGATTTTTCCGGCAGGTAATCGACTTTGCCCGAAAGCATAATATCATCGTCTGCCATGACAATGCCTATTCCGAAATTGCTTACGACGGCTATCAGGCCCCGAGCTTCCTTCAGATCGAGGGGGCCAAAGAGGTGGGAATCGAGTTTCATTCCCTGTCCAAAACCTATAACATGACCGGCTGGCGCATCGGTTTTGCCGCAGGCAATGCCGAAATCATTGCCGCTTTGGGCAAGGTTAAAACCAATATCGATTCGGGAATTTTTCAGGCTGTCCAGAGGGCCGGTATCGCAGCCATGAACATGGACCAGGAATGCGTCCGCGATATGTGCAGGCTCTATCAGGAGCGCCGTGATGTCCTCTGCCAGGGGCTCGAATCTCTTGGGTTTACCGTAGTGCGACCCAGGGCGACCTTTTATCTCTGGATCAAGGTCCCCGCAGGCACCACCTCCGAAGCCTTAACCCTGCGGCTTCTCAGGGAGGCGGGAATCATCTGCACACCGGGTACAGGATTCGGCACCTATGGCGAGGGATTTATCCGCATGGCCCTGACCATCCCCAAAGAGCGAATGGCCGAGGCCGTGGACCGGATGAGAAAGGTTTTGTGA
- the folK gene encoding 2-amino-4-hydroxy-6-hydroxymethyldihydropteridine diphosphokinase, translating into MAAEVYLGLGSNIEPRILHCYQAIYQLQRSSSGSVVERSSFYETEPYGYEKQDWFINLVLKIRTELSPHSLLNLTQQIEKSLGREINFRWGPRVIDIDILLYEDEQIEEKDLVIPHPLLHLRKFVLYPLAEIAPDLEHPAIGKTVRELLQTCPDQKKVRNLEHRESR; encoded by the coding sequence ATGGCCGCTGAGGTCTATCTGGGTCTTGGCTCCAACATTGAACCCCGGATTCTCCACTGCTATCAGGCTATATATCAGCTTCAGCGATCATCTTCTGGTTCTGTGGTCGAGCGATCCTCATTTTATGAGACCGAACCCTATGGGTATGAGAAGCAGGACTGGTTTATTAACCTGGTCCTGAAAATCCGGACCGAGCTCTCCCCGCATAGTCTGCTGAACCTGACTCAGCAAATAGAGAAAAGTCTGGGCAGGGAGATCAATTTCAGGTGGGGTCCAAGGGTCATCGATATCGACATTCTCCTCTATGAGGATGAGCAGATTGAGGAAAAAGACCTGGTAATTCCCCATCCACTGCTGCACCTTCGCAAATTTGTTCTTTATCCCCTGGCCGAAATCGCGCCGGATCTGGAGCATCCGGCGATTGGCAAGACCGTGAGGGAGCTTCTTCAAACCTGTCCTGACCAGAAGAAGGTTAGAAACCTTGAGCACCGAGAAAGCCGGTGA